One window of the Thunnus albacares chromosome 3, fThuAlb1.1, whole genome shotgun sequence genome contains the following:
- the rnf24 gene encoding RING finger protein 24 isoform X2: MSSDFPHYSFRMPNIGFQNLPLNIYIVVFGTAIFVFILSLLFCCYLIRLRHQAHKELYAYKQVIQKEKVKELNLHEICAVCLEEFKQKDELGICPCKHAFHRKCLIKWLEVRKVCPLCNMPVLQLAQQAGSTDPPVPIQQPLPGIENMV, from the exons ATGAGCTCCGATTTCCCGCACTACAGTTTCAGGATGCCAAATATTGGGTTTCAGAACCTCCCCCTTAATATCTACATTGTGGTGTTTGGGACAGCCATCTTTGTCTTCATCCTCAGCCTCCTCTTCTGCTGCTACTTAATAAG GTTACGGCACCAGGCGCACAAAGAGCTATATGCATACAAACAA GTCATTCAGAAGGAAAAAGTCAAAGAGCTAAATTTGCATGAG ATATGTGCAGTATGCTTGGAAGAGTTCAAACAGAAAGACGAGCTGGGGATTTGTCCATGCAAACATGCCTTTCATAGAAA GTGCCTCATCAAGTGGTTGGAGGTGAGGAAAGTGTGCCCGCTGTGCAACATGCCCGTCTTGCAGCTCGCCCAGCAGGCCGGCAGCACAGACCCGCCTGTGCCAATACAGCAGCCTCTGCCCGGCATCGAGAACATGGTGTAG
- the rnf24 gene encoding RING finger protein 24 isoform X1, with the protein MKAPRGISMSSDFPHYSFRMPNIGFQNLPLNIYIVVFGTAIFVFILSLLFCCYLIRLRHQAHKELYAYKQVIQKEKVKELNLHEICAVCLEEFKQKDELGICPCKHAFHRKCLIKWLEVRKVCPLCNMPVLQLAQQAGSTDPPVPIQQPLPGIENMV; encoded by the exons ATGAAGGCACCACGCGG aATATCCATGAGCTCCGATTTCCCGCACTACAGTTTCAGGATGCCAAATATTGGGTTTCAGAACCTCCCCCTTAATATCTACATTGTGGTGTTTGGGACAGCCATCTTTGTCTTCATCCTCAGCCTCCTCTTCTGCTGCTACTTAATAAG GTTACGGCACCAGGCGCACAAAGAGCTATATGCATACAAACAA GTCATTCAGAAGGAAAAAGTCAAAGAGCTAAATTTGCATGAG ATATGTGCAGTATGCTTGGAAGAGTTCAAACAGAAAGACGAGCTGGGGATTTGTCCATGCAAACATGCCTTTCATAGAAA GTGCCTCATCAAGTGGTTGGAGGTGAGGAAAGTGTGCCCGCTGTGCAACATGCCCGTCTTGCAGCTCGCCCAGCAGGCCGGCAGCACAGACCCGCCTGTGCCAATACAGCAGCCTCTGCCCGGCATCGAGAACATGGTGTAG